The segment CCTAGTATGTTGCATCTTTAGCTCGGGCACTGATTTATTGCCATGGAAAGCATGTAATACACCGAGACATCAAACCTGAGAACTTGTTAATTGGGGCACAGGTGATTCCTACGCCATTGGCTGTACTCATTATTTGGTTTTTTCAGCTAATGTTTTATAGTGCTAATCTTGTATCAACTGGGGATCCCTTTTCAGGGTGAACTTAAGATTGCTGATTTTGGATGGTCAGTACACACATTTAACCGTAGGCGGACTATGTGCGGCACGCTTGATTATCTTCCTCCTGAAATGGGTATGTGGCTAACCATTGAAACTAAGTGATTAGCTGTAATGCCCCATCAGTTGTCCTTTTATGATCAAGCAGTTTTAGGTTCAGACTATACCCATTTTGTGTCAAAAATGTTAACTTTTATAGGCGCTGGAAACAATTAGAGTAAGGAAGAAAACTAAATTTCACTTTCACCTTATTTTTTATGTTCTCCACAGTTGAAAGTGTAGAGCATGATGCTAGTGTAGACATTTGGAGCCTTGGTGTGTTGTGCTATGAATTCCTATACGGAGTCCCTCCTTTTGAAGCCAAGGAACATTCAGACACTTACCGAAGGTAAGTTTCAGCTCTAAAACAAAGACAAAAATGATGACATCTTTTGGTTAGATGCATATATAAATGATGTGCCATACTTTACCTTGTCCACAGGATTGTGCAAGTGGATCTCAAGTTCCCTACTAAGCCAATAGTTTCATCTGCAGCTAAGGACCTCATTAGTCAGGTATCTTTTGTTGCCTTTTTTAACTTGCAATTAACAACGTTTAATACATATTCTAAGCCTATATAACTTTGCGTACAGATGCTTGTCAAGGATTCTTCACAACGGCTGCCATTGCATAAGCTTCTTGAGCACCCATGGATTGTTCAGAATGCTGACCCATCTGGCATCTATAAAGcttaaaatacatacatttttTCCTCTAAATTCTTTTTTGCGAGGATAATTGTGCAAGATGGTTCAAATTAAATGTTCTGGTTCTTGACTCCATGAATCCTAACTTTGCATGCATGTGTATCCAAGCTTTGTACCAATAACAATATCTGTTTGTTAACTCTACTGTAATTCATTTGTATGTTAAATTACTATGATTTGTTGTTTAGAGATTTTAACTCTTGATTCGTAGTTTGTTCCTCATTGATGTGAAGAGAAAGGATTGTATGGAAATCACTTCCAATCAAATCATGCCACCGTTCCTCCCACATTTGCTCTACAAATTTTTCATACATAATTTTGCACttgcaataataataatatcataaAATAACTCAGAAAAACAATCTAATCTAAGCTTTCCAATTTTTTCATACATAATCATGCATATTCAACTATGACCATGACAATAAACAGTAGCTTTCAAAATGGAAACCATGTTGTAACCATACAAGGCTAAAATCGCTACTCTATCTCCAAAGTTTATGCTTGCATTAACGTTAGCCATTATTGGCAATTTGGCAGGCTATAAAAGATGATGTGATGGATATTACACTATCTGATGCAACTTCCATGACATACAGGGCTTGTCTTCAGGTATTGACTATTCTGTCTTTACAGTTTTCTCCATCCAACTTGCAGGTAAGCAGGTTGTTCCTTTTTCTTGGCTGGTTAGCAAAGTTATAAGGAAAATCATGAGAAAGAACATATTTTGTTGAAACAAAAATCAGTAAGGACAGCCGATGCAACTATTAAAAGCATAGTTGCATGGTGATCATTGGTTTGCAAGTAAAACCATATTTAAACCTATGGATATGCTGCTTCAATGCAAAACTGCCAAGATTCTGCTGTTTCTTTTCCTTGGTTTCCGTCTCGAATAATTTGGAGTGATACCAAGGtaccatgttgaaatttttacgtattctataaaatttaaaattaaattagttaatatgaGTCCAAACTCatccaaaattcaaaataatgAAAACAATCTTATATAAGAAATAATACAAACAGGAAATATTAGTGAAATCAAACCATTTGCCACTTTTGTCCACGATCAAAGTTGCTTTATGAATCGGTCATAGACTCGTACACCCATGTACATGACACGTTGTCAAGAATATGGTGTGGCACCCCCTTATTGGACTCATCCGTTTGTCACCTTGAATTATCGGTATACGCCACATCAATCAATCCATTAAGATGGCGCCACCGAATATTTTCCTCCAGGCAATACCCAAAATGCCATCGTTTCAACGAGGCAAATATGAACAACGTTGTACTGTCTCGAACTCTGCTGACAGACCATTATAAACACGCAAAAATGACAGATGGCCTGCCTCCATGTAATGACGGTGCTACTTGATTTGTCCGTGACGATTGGTAACGACCTCCATGTTACTGTGAACGTTTTATTAAGTCctttcatgttttcatttttgttcatttaaAGTCCTTTCACCTTCGTAAAATTTTTTGAGGGTCACCTTCGTATAATTAAAAAGTACTGAGAGGAGATAATTTTGGAGAAGGTCGTCGAAtcaaagctttaatttgataaaatgtcGTCTCCTGCAGAGTAAGATTTTGAGTATTTTCCTTTTGTTTCCCCTCTCATTTTCTCTCTACGTTTACTTTTACAATTGTCGCAATATTCGAGCCTTTTATCATcaacattttttttattattttcctgCATGATTTCTGAGAATTTCTCGCTAACTAATTTacgctttttattattattaattttaattttaattttatgtccTGCTTAATTGCATTTTTCTTTTGGTTATCTTGTGTTTGGCTGCCTAGAAAATTAAAAGAGAACAGAATATAGCAGTTGTTAAATAAAATTGtcttttgtctattctcattttCGTGTTATCATCTTTGTTAATGGTTTTTTGTTCATCGATCTTACAATTAATCTGAGACTTTTActtttcatttttaacattttaGCTGAAGTCAGGTTTTAATTGTAAAGATTTGGATTCGTTAGCCAATAGCCATGTAGGACGTAGTCGAATATCCCCTCtgtgtttttttttaataaaccAATCATCATTGCATTTTTTATTTCTTCATGATCCTCTAGTTGTTCTAATATCATAATATCAATGCCATAACTTTTTATTTACTCTTTTCTAGATTCTACAAATCTCTGCCACCGATCACCAAAGCTTATGGGACCATATGTTTAATGACGACTGTAGCTTCGCATCTGGGACTATATCGACTTGAAAATATTGCATTAATCCATGAATTGGTATTTTCAGAGTTTCAGGTGCTGCCTTGCCCTAATTGAAATCTAACGAAGCAAGTTTACCATTTTATTATGAAGAATCTCGTTCTTTTCTGGCTCAATTGATTGACTATTTACTGAACAGAAAAATTTGATTGTGTCTTTGTTATTTATTATGTGTCACATAGCTACTTTTTGTTATTAAGGAAACTTAAACTGTTGCCATTTCCCTTTAGACTTTTTTTACGGGTGGTACTGAGTCTTTTCCTTTAGGTGTGGAGGCTTCTTACAAATTTCTTTTTCTTGGGGAACTTCTCCATGAATTTTGGAATCCGTCTCCTTATGATGTAAGTATTTAGAATGGAAGCTTGTTAGGATTAATGTTCCAAAAGTTGTGGACGTACTGGTATGTGTAACAGCATATTTGTTTTTGCCCTCTCTTTACCCGTTATTGCAGTGCTAGGTATGGGGTTCAGCTGGAGCAGGGGCCGTTTCAAAGGCGGACAGCAGATTTTCTCTGGATGATGATCTTTGGAGCTATTTCATTGCTGGTGTGTATTGAAGATATACCATTTTTAGGGTCAATCTTCTACATGTCTCATAAAAGTTGAATATTATAATTTGGTGAATAAGTTTATAGATTTTTGTGCTGGAATATGGAATATATTATGATtagtttcttctttctttgtgttTAGGCATTATCAATTGTTCCAATTTTACGGGGTGCATTTCTTGGCATTTCACTGGTATTCATGCTTCTATACATCTGGAGTAGGGAGTTTCCTAACGCTCAAGTCAATATATATGGACTTGTTGCACTCAAGGTACACATGGTTACATTTATCTGCCGCAATTGTGCCTGAATTGTCGTAGTCATCTTCGTACTGTTACTTGTTTGGGTCTGCTAATGCTTTTACTACTGTAACACAGGCCTTTTATCTACCGTGGGCAATGCTTGCTCTGGATGTTATTTTTGGTTCCCCTCTTGTGCCAGACCTTATGGGGATCATTGCTGGGCACTTATACTACTTTTTAACTGTTCTGCATCCTCTTGCCGGGGGAATGAACATAATATCAACTCCTAGATTGGTgtatccttttattttattttatttttctcaaagttttagTTCCTGACCTCTAAGTAACACAAGAGGTGAGAGTTCCCTTATTATTTCACGTCTAGTTAGCTTTTATTCTACTGGTGAGTAAGAAGTGACGATTGAGATTATACTTCCTTTGTTCCAACTGAAAAATAGTCATATAGATTAGAAACAAAGTTTGAATCTCCTTTCATGTTTGCTTGCTATTCCGAATTCTGATAACTTTACTATTTGTCTATGAGGTTCCAAGCATGACTTAAGCTCTGCCTGGTTGGCGCTTTTCCTTTCTTCTATTTGCTATTTGTcctttgttttcctttttttaagGTCTTTTAACTTTTTGTTGAAAAGAGCAAAAAGCAAAAACACAGCGACAGGGAGCCTTGGTTTTTATGTAGAATAAAAATAGTTATCTTCTCTTCTTCCATAAGGCATTTTGGGTGGAAATATTAGGCAAGTATTTTGATGTGCAGCATGCCGCAAATGCTTAGAATTGCTACCTTGTTGAGGACTTATATCATTCTCATGATGTAATTTCTCATGTTCTTACAAGCTAAATATTGTTCTTTGAATTGAATTCATAATATTTTAGAATTTGTTCTTTCCAGAATTTGGTCGTTGTTACAACAGTTAATTGGTGTGAGAGTAGGATGTTCATGAATTTACATGCAAGAGAATTCCTTGACTCACATAATGCAGGCATAAACTTGTTGCTCGAGCGAGGTTTGAATATCCAACAAATGCTCGTGTTCCACAAGAGAGGACAACTGGTGTGGCGTTCACGGGGAGGAGTTATCGGTTGAATTCATCGACTGGTCGAGGCTTTAGCTTGAGAAGATTCTGGTCGTCTTGAGCAACCCATGGTACGAAGAACAAATATCTTATGCCCTTGACATACCATGTGGCAGAATGTGATTGATGGGCGCAAAATAGGAACATGAAAAAGGGCAGAAAATTTACCATTCTGGTATGGAAGTTACAAATGCTATTAGCAATCGTTCAGATGATTTTAGATGCTATTTTACGCTTTGTATAGCATGTTTTGTTCAGGAGGGTTGGATCTTGAACTAGTAGAAATCTGATTTGATTCCGTTTTACAaacatttttaaacattttatttttattttttatgctgTACAAAAATTTCGGTATTATTATTCGGTAAAAGAAAAAGGTCATTTACCTTGTAATAAACTACCAATTttgtaatcctttaataattaatatttgtttattttaattttgattttattattcAGTAAAATAGTATTGAGCCCCAAGGGATTCAAAACTCTAGACTGGGATTTGCAACCTCAAAATCCCCTCTAAAATTGAGTTTTTCCTGTGGAAGTGTGTTCTTTCAATTCTCCCTACTTCTGGCTTTTTTATCTGTAGAATGCTAGTTATTATCGCTTTGTACTAATTCTTAGTCAAGCATCTAGAAAAggttatgaaaaataataataattacaggATAAATTGATAGTGCCATTAAAAAATTACTTACATATTGAAAAGATATTTTCGATTATGGATATTAGATTCTAACATTATTTGGTACTATTTTAGAGAAGTAGAGTGAAAGTTTAATATATATTTGCTTATCATATggtttttatgagattttaaactGGTCACTTGAGCAACTGATTTAGGTAAGATACTATGTAAGgaagattattattatttttacaatattaTCAATTcaactttaattattaaatttaatttttttataaaataaaaataaaaaattaaatttcaaatgtacTAAAAATAGAAATTAAGGTTAAAATGAATTAAGCTTGAATGGATGAATTTTTGTTCATGCTTATTTGTTTAGAATTTtacatatttatttctattaaataaGTAACTTCGAAaacattaatttaatatatttacaaGTATGTTcttaaatataattaaacataatcaggaaaaataaacaaacataaataaataaacatattttagatataaaataattaaatataaatattaataattatattataaatattaatattaatattattaattaactaTATAATAATCCAGCAACAAATAAATTTGTaaataaaatacacaaattttattcGTGTTGTGTTCATTTATTTTAATGGAATAATTCATGAATTGTTTATCAACCTCGCCATATTTATTGCCACAGTGAAAGCATAATTAtactaaaaaaagaaaaaataaaccagaaaaaagaaaaaagaaaaaaaaacacctACCAAACACTCCCTTAACCGACCGAAACGGCAAAAGCCCTCCACTCTTTCAAGTTCCACCCTTCTCCATTTCTCTCTCGCGTCATTGTGCACTGTTCTACGAAGTCGAGTTTAGATCTGTTTGAAATTTCGTGTTTGAGCTTCTTCGTTGAATCTCCCGAACAGTTTCAACGAATTTGGGTTCTGATCCGTTCTCCGCTAGTTTCTTTTTTACTCAAAACTGCATCCgcaacaaaagagaaaaaaaatcggaacttttcatttttcaatttcttctgttttttttttcttgcgGTTCATGTTCTAATCTAAATTCCTTTATGATTTGCTGAATTGGTTTGATCCCCATTATTGTTGCTTGAAATTGTATCGATTTGTTTGTTAAATCCAAACTTGCGTGTTTTCCGGGTGGTGTATTGAGTTTGTTTAGTACTATAACCGATGGGTTCTCGGAACCCGAACGGATCTTTGCCGCAGCTATCACAACCTTCGAAGTACGGAATCACGAAACCGATTTCCCTTGCGGGGCCAAGTGAGGCTGATGTTCAGCGGAATACGGAATTAGAAAAGGTAATATCTGTTTGTTTTTTAGGATggttatttttaatgatatttcaaCTTACGGGTTTTTCTTTATTTCTGTAGTTTTTGATAGAGTCAGGGCTTTACGAGAGCAAAGAAGAAGCCGCAAAAAGAGAGGAGGTTCTTGGCCGTATCACTGAGGTAATTAGCAAATAATTGATGCTTGCTTTGCTTAAATGAAGAAAAAATCCACTAGTTGTTGATACATTGCTGTTTTTTGGGGACTATCGGTTCTTGCTGGACTTATGAATTGACTAGAATAGTTGTTTGTACTTTCTGTTTTGGGATTATTGGTTCCTGTTTGACTTGAGTTGACTAAGCGCCTAGTTGGCTTGCATGTTATGGTGATTTCATGATGATATAAATCTTGAATTTCTTTTAAACCAGTTATGAAATAGAAATGCAGCACAGATGGATTAGCATGCTCTTCTGTCGGTAAAAGATTATTTATCAGACTTAATTTCTTGGTGTGGATCTGAAAATGTTAATTGTTTTCTTTATAGATTGTAAAAATATGGGTAAAGCAATTAACTCGTCAAAGGGGCTATACTGATCAGATGGTGGAGGAAGCAAAGGCTGTCATTTTTACTTTTGGATCTTACCGTTTAGGGGTAAGTATGAATTCCTAATTCTTGCTATTTCGTTAACTTCTGTTTCACACTTTCTGAAATTTCTTTGCAGTCATAGAAAAATGCTATGTAAATCTTGTATGCTTGTTTAACTTGTTTTGTCAGGATTTATAAGTTCGAATTTTTTAGAAGAAAAGTCCTAGATTTACTATAGAAAGAAGGTGCCTTTATGCAATGTCATCTGGTATTAGGTTATTGATGAAATTCTAGCAATGATGCTTTGCTTTATTAAGTTCTCTTGGTTAGCATGTTCTTTTTCTTTGTCTCTTCCAATTGCCATTATGTTAATTCTGTTTTTAGTTTGTTGTGTTTTTCTTGTCTGTCTCAcaagtaaataaaatatttgaattagTTTGACAAGCAAAAAGTAACTATTTTTGACAGGTACATGGACCTGGGGCTGATATTGACACTTTGTGTGTTGGGCCTTCTTACGTGAATCGAGAGGTGGTCTTAGTCTGGCTAATTCCTTTGTTTACCTTGAACTTTGGTGGgaatttattttgagttttacTAATATTTAATTTGACCAGGAAgatttcttcatcattttgcatGATATTCTGGCTGAAATGGAAGAAGTAACTGAACTTCAGCCGGTTCCAGATGCTCATGTCCCAGTAATGAAATTTAAGTTCCAAGGGATATCGATTGATCTTCTTTATGCTAGTATATCTCTTTTGGTTGTTCCAGATGTAAGTTTGTTGTCCCTTTGATGATTCTTTGGAGTTATACTCATCTTGACTCTACCGGATCACTTATATTCAAGTAAAAGCCAAGAAGGATTTGCTTTACATGTTGCATGGTGTTGCAAATTCTTTGATAAAGATATCTTTCTGCCtctcactttttcttttcttggTTTTCTTGATTTGTTGTCAGCTATACCTTATTgtattttctttctattttttttttatataactaTTAGCCACTTTTAACTATCATATTATCCTTCTTAAGTAATGGTCAAGATTGTCTGCCTTGATCGATAAACCTTTTGGATCTTATTAACCAAAGAGAGACGACTTTGAGTTTTTGTAGCTCAATAGATACATCCTAATATATGAGTTTTTGTAGCAGTTCCTCAGTTTTTTTTTCCTTGATGTTGCTTTTTATCcaagaaaaggagaaaaaaagGGGGGCTCATTTAGATGAATTTG is part of the Gossypium arboreum isolate Shixiya-1 chromosome 5, ASM2569848v2, whole genome shotgun sequence genome and harbors:
- the LOC108455928 gene encoding derlin-1-like; protein product: MSSPAEFYKSLPPITKAYGTICLMTTVASHLGLYRLENIALIHELVFSEFQVWRLLTNFFFLGNFSMNFGIRLLMIARYGVQLEQGPFQRRTADFLWMMIFGAISLLALSIVPILRGAFLGISLVFMLLYIWSREFPNAQVNIYGLVALKAFYLPWAMLALDVIFGSPLVPDLMGIIAGHLYYFLTVLHPLAGGMNIISTPRLVHKLVARARFEYPTNARVPQERTTGVAFTGRSYRLNSSTGRGFSLRRFWSS
- the LOC108455811 gene encoding serine/threonine-protein kinase Aurora-1-like, with product MAIAQTNSQQQEKVSSEASAGEKKRWTLSDFDIGKPLGRGKFGHVYLAREKRSNHIVALKVLFKSQLQQSQVEHQLRREVEIQSHLRHPNILRLYGYFYDQKRVYLILEYAAKGELYKELQKCKYFSERRAATYVASLARALIYCHGKHVIHRDIKPENLLIGAQGELKIADFGWSVHTFNRRRTMCGTLDYLPPEMVESVEHDASVDIWSLGVLCYEFLYGVPPFEAKEHSDTYRRIVQVDLKFPTKPIVSSAAKDLISQMLVKDSSQRLPLHKLLEHPWIVQNADPSGIYKA